One Brevibacillus choshinensis genomic window carries:
- a CDS encoding sigma-54 interaction domain-containing protein → MEKKTVTFVAKMDEFLQSVVSQCHELGISEDIHIEAIRVDQLPFRPIAPGSLVVLSTKSIVAQVESYVPPGSKLIVAKRMLPYHNLREMLEIPKGVKVLLVSDTAETAQENVELLRASGMDFEVYPYSPGADYPPDVEIAVTPGEAEHVPPHIRKVVDIGFRVIDLSTLLAIYAHFNSDNFQKVTARAMQSLIYITKELNKEIQHAHLLSKYLEAIVNRIEDAVIAFDESGIVRFVNQKAVDSLNLHGVHVAGEKSADCLPQDFYEAIQQCEENEDVLVDWANKTYFFRKMHIVMEGSFLGSLILFRKAADIEKLEHDYRIRLYSKGLVAKYQFDDIYGESAAFSQVIQIARKIARSNSTVLLLGETGTGKELLAQAIHNASPRRREPFVGVNFAAISESLLESELFGYEEGAFTGARKGGHIGWFELAHKGTIFLDEIGDASGAIQNRLLRVLQERQIMRVGGSKVIPTDIRVIAATNQDLQRMVQEGTFRADLYYRLNILPIHLPPLRKRREDIPWLVDHFVKKYSFDLRRPPFTLSAEAMKALLEYDWPGNIRELENVVEYLAHIVDDEAYACHLPFLREVSEAPLTSAVMDLECEAVIAEYAKRGFLEEMTAILHELSQGGQGRYNLVEHLQAKGLQVSSQQLRYRLKLLQQDELIHVGKGRQGSQISSKGEALLAFLQSSKS, encoded by the coding sequence ATGGAGAAAAAAACAGTCACGTTTGTAGCCAAAATGGATGAGTTTTTGCAATCCGTCGTCAGTCAGTGCCATGAGCTGGGAATCTCCGAGGACATCCACATCGAGGCCATTCGCGTCGATCAGCTGCCGTTTCGTCCGATTGCGCCAGGGTCGTTGGTCGTACTGTCGACCAAAAGCATCGTTGCCCAAGTAGAGTCGTACGTGCCTCCTGGATCCAAATTGATCGTTGCCAAGCGGATGCTGCCCTATCACAATCTTCGCGAGATGCTGGAAATTCCGAAAGGGGTCAAGGTGCTGCTGGTGAGCGATACAGCCGAGACTGCCCAGGAAAACGTAGAGCTATTGCGTGCATCCGGCATGGACTTCGAGGTGTATCCGTACTCGCCGGGCGCAGATTACCCGCCTGACGTCGAGATTGCAGTGACGCCAGGGGAAGCCGAGCATGTTCCTCCGCATATCCGCAAGGTGGTGGACATCGGCTTTCGCGTCATCGATTTGTCCACGCTGCTCGCGATCTACGCCCATTTCAACAGCGACAATTTTCAAAAGGTGACGGCAAGGGCCATGCAGTCCTTGATCTACATCACGAAGGAACTGAACAAGGAAATTCAGCATGCCCACCTGTTGAGCAAATATTTGGAAGCCATCGTCAACCGCATCGAGGACGCCGTCATCGCCTTCGATGAGAGCGGGATCGTCCGGTTTGTCAATCAAAAGGCAGTGGACTCACTCAATTTGCACGGCGTTCATGTAGCAGGAGAAAAGTCAGCGGACTGCCTGCCGCAGGATTTCTATGAAGCGATCCAGCAATGTGAGGAAAATGAGGATGTATTGGTAGATTGGGCGAACAAAACCTACTTTTTTCGCAAGATGCACATCGTGATGGAAGGAAGCTTTCTCGGCAGTTTGATCCTGTTTCGCAAAGCGGCTGATATTGAAAAGCTGGAGCACGACTATCGGATACGTCTTTACAGCAAAGGCCTCGTAGCCAAATACCAGTTTGACGACATCTACGGGGAAAGCGCCGCGTTTTCGCAGGTGATCCAGATTGCCAGAAAGATTGCGCGGAGCAACTCGACCGTCCTGCTGCTGGGAGAAACGGGGACGGGAAAGGAATTGCTCGCCCAGGCTATCCACAATGCTTCACCTCGCCGCAGGGAGCCTTTTGTCGGGGTGAACTTCGCTGCCATTTCCGAATCCCTCTTGGAGAGCGAACTGTTCGGATACGAGGAAGGAGCTTTTACCGGTGCTCGAAAAGGCGGACACATCGGCTGGTTCGAGCTGGCCCACAAGGGAACCATTTTCCTGGATGAGATCGGGGATGCCAGCGGCGCGATTCAGAACAGGCTCCTGCGCGTCCTCCAAGAGCGCCAGATCATGCGCGTCGGCGGCAGCAAGGTCATACCCACCGATATACGTGTCATCGCGGCGACGAACCAGGACTTGCAGCGAATGGTGCAGGAGGGAACCTTTCGTGCGGATCTGTACTACCGCCTGAACATTTTGCCGATCCATCTGCCTCCTCTGCGCAAGCGACGTGAGGACATCCCTTGGCTGGTCGACCATTTCGTGAAAAAGTACTCGTTTGATCTGCGGCGTCCTCCTTTCACGCTGTCAGCAGAAGCGATGAAAGCCCTGCTCGAGTACGATTGGCCAGGCAACATTCGCGAGCTGGAAAATGTCGTGGAGTATTTGGCGCACATCGTAGACGACGAGGCGTACGCCTGTCACCTTCCCTTTTTGCGCGAGGTCTCAGAGGCCCCGTTGACATCCGCCGTGATGGATCTGGAATGCGAAGCGGTGATCGCGGAATACGCCAAGCGTGGGTTTCTGGAGGAAATGACGGCGATCTTGCACGAGCTGAGTCAAGGTGGGCAAGGGCGGTACAATCTTGTGGAGCATTTGCAAGCAAAAGGCCTGCAGGTATCCTCGCAGCAGCTGCGATATCGACTGAAGCTGCTCCAGCAGGACGAGCTGATTCACGTCGGCAAAGGCAGGCAGGGCAGTCAGATTTCCTCCAAGGGAGAAGCATTGCTCGCCTTTTTGCAATCGTCGAAATCATGA
- the pepV gene encoding dipeptidase PepV, with amino-acid sequence MRDYWNQQVQLRRDGFMNDLLSFLSINSIEDMGTATEGKPFGEGVAAALEFLLARGESDGFRTRNVDGYAGVIEYGEGEEEIGVLVHVDVVTVGEGWTTPPFQPDIRNGRFYARGAIDDKGPALAAYYALKMVKDSGLPVNKKVRLIIGTDEESGWLCMKHFAEHDKVPQVGFSPDSSFPMTYAEKGQINPTLALPVQVPSAGDAPYQLLSFRSGDQGNSVPDMATAVVRAQHMRSTESQREVMSGWEEFLLAQAATGQLDVSEAGDITFVLHGKPAHGMVPQQGVNAGTLLARFLLSMSFEASDYSFLSLLGEVLHEDYYGERLHIDCEDEVSGKLSVNAGILRYDRMEGGSVRLNIRYPATVSCEEYVEKLRKRADELGWTISNLRTSKSHYVPKDRPVIQTLSRVYEEHTGLPAHLLSSGGATYAKIMSEGVAFGPLFPGNESMAHLTDEYADIDDLLRAMAIYAHAICELAK; translated from the coding sequence ATGAGGGATTACTGGAACCAACAGGTACAGCTGCGGCGAGATGGGTTCATGAACGATTTGCTCTCCTTTTTGTCTATCAACAGCATCGAGGACATGGGCACAGCTACCGAAGGAAAGCCGTTCGGAGAAGGAGTCGCCGCGGCGCTGGAATTCTTGCTTGCCCGCGGTGAGTCCGATGGCTTTCGCACGAGAAATGTGGACGGCTATGCAGGTGTCATTGAATACGGAGAGGGAGAAGAAGAGATCGGGGTGCTTGTACATGTCGATGTCGTCACAGTCGGTGAGGGCTGGACGACCCCTCCCTTTCAACCGGATATCCGAAACGGAAGGTTCTATGCCCGAGGTGCCATCGATGACAAAGGACCGGCGCTTGCTGCCTACTACGCCCTGAAGATGGTAAAGGACTCGGGGCTGCCGGTAAACAAAAAGGTGCGGCTGATCATCGGCACGGATGAAGAGAGCGGCTGGCTTTGCATGAAGCATTTTGCCGAGCATGACAAAGTCCCGCAAGTCGGGTTTTCTCCGGATTCGTCCTTTCCCATGACGTACGCCGAAAAAGGTCAGATCAATCCGACCTTGGCGCTGCCCGTCCAGGTGCCGTCCGCAGGAGATGCTCCCTATCAGCTGCTGTCTTTTCGATCCGGCGATCAGGGAAACAGCGTCCCTGACATGGCGACGGCTGTAGTGAGAGCGCAGCATATGCGGAGCACTGAAAGTCAACGGGAAGTTATGAGCGGCTGGGAGGAGTTTCTTTTGGCGCAAGCGGCAACCGGGCAGCTCGATGTTTCCGAAGCAGGAGATATAACCTTCGTTCTCCACGGAAAGCCTGCGCATGGAATGGTGCCCCAGCAAGGAGTCAATGCAGGTACACTGCTTGCCCGTTTCTTGCTTTCTATGTCGTTCGAAGCTTCTGATTATTCGTTCTTATCGCTGCTTGGCGAAGTGCTGCACGAGGATTACTACGGAGAACGCCTGCATATCGACTGTGAGGACGAGGTGTCAGGGAAGCTTTCAGTCAATGCAGGTATCCTGAGGTATGACCGTATGGAGGGAGGAAGCGTCCGTCTCAATATCCGATATCCCGCCACGGTGTCCTGTGAGGAGTACGTGGAAAAGCTGCGGAAAAGAGCGGATGAGCTCGGCTGGACGATTTCCAACCTGCGCACCTCCAAATCGCACTATGTGCCGAAAGACCGGCCCGTCATCCAGACGCTGTCACGCGTCTATGAGGAGCATACAGGCTTGCCGGCCCACCTGCTGTCATCGGGCGGGGCCACCTACGCCAAGATCATGAGCGAGGGAGTCGCGTTCGGCCCGCTCTTTCCAGGCAACGAATCCATGGCACATCTGACGGACGAATATGCCGACATCGACGACTTGCTGCGAGCGATGGCGATCTACGCGCACGCCATCTGCGAGCTTGCGAAATAA
- a CDS encoding ABC transporter permease has translation MSNYLVKRVLMMLVTLWIIVTLTFSLMHAIPGNPFASESDQLPEQILANLRAKYHLDEPLPVQYLLYLKNLVMLDLGPSIKSDSRGVNDMIADGFGASAWLGAQAIVIALVFGITFGIIAALNRNKSLDYIAMALAVLGVAVPSFIMAPLLINFFAIKLTIFPVATWGTWMHTVLPSLALAFGPVAVITRYMRASMIEVMNQNYIRTAEAKGIPTFLIVIRHGIRNAILPVVTFLGPLIASLITGTFVVEKIFAIPGIGKYFVDGIFNRDYPVILGTTIFYSAILIVTIFLIDIAYTLIDPRIKLTNKER, from the coding sequence GTGTCCAACTATCTGGTCAAACGCGTGCTGATGATGCTGGTCACCCTGTGGATCATCGTGACGCTGACATTTTCCCTGATGCATGCCATTCCCGGCAATCCGTTTGCCTCCGAGTCCGATCAGCTGCCGGAGCAAATTCTCGCCAATCTGCGAGCCAAGTACCATTTGGACGAGCCATTGCCTGTCCAGTATCTGCTGTATCTGAAAAACCTGGTCATGCTCGATCTCGGTCCCTCGATCAAATCCGATTCCCGCGGGGTCAATGACATGATTGCAGACGGTTTTGGCGCCTCCGCCTGGCTTGGGGCACAGGCGATCGTCATCGCGTTGGTTTTTGGCATCACGTTCGGGATCATCGCGGCTCTCAACCGCAACAAATCACTGGATTACATCGCCATGGCCCTTGCCGTGCTGGGGGTAGCCGTACCGAGCTTCATCATGGCACCGCTTTTGATCAATTTCTTTGCCATCAAGCTGACGATTTTCCCCGTCGCAACCTGGGGCACGTGGATGCATACCGTACTTCCCTCGCTGGCCCTCGCTTTTGGACCGGTCGCTGTCATCACCCGCTATATGCGCGCAAGCATGATTGAAGTGATGAATCAGAACTACATCCGAACGGCGGAGGCAAAAGGGATTCCTACCTTCCTCATCGTCATACGGCACGGTATCCGCAATGCGATTCTGCCAGTCGTCACTTTTTTGGGACCGCTGATCGCTTCTCTCATCACAGGGACGTTCGTCGTGGAAAAGATTTTTGCCATTCCCGGCATCGGTAAGTATTTCGTTGATGGCATTTTCAACCGGGACTATCCGGTCATTCTGGGGACGACGATTTTTTACAGCGCGATACTGATCGTCACGATCTTTTTGATCGATATCGCGTATACGCTGATTGACCCGCGGATCAAGTTGACCAACAAGGAGAGATAG
- a CDS encoding ABC transporter permease: MEQRIDPLFRPLTKNAQAQVISRPSLSFGQQVIRKLVKNKLAMLGLVIIVALVAMAIIGPNLVPYSYSDQSLLTKNQELSSEHWFGTDELGRDMFARTWYGARISLTIGVVAALIDLIIGVAVGGIAGYMAGRGKRGERIDTIIMRVIEILYGLPYLLVVILLMVVMEPGLLTIIIALSATGWVGMARLVRGQILQLKNQEFILAAQVLGAKFSRILLKHLIPNTFGVIIVNLTFTIPSAIFAESFLSFLGLGVQAPVASWGTMTNDGLGVILTGDWWRLFFPALMISLTMFAFNVFGDGLQDALDPRLRD; encoded by the coding sequence ATGGAACAAAGAATAGACCCGTTATTTCGCCCGTTGACCAAGAACGCGCAGGCCCAGGTCATTTCGAGGCCGAGTCTTTCATTTGGGCAGCAAGTCATCCGAAAGCTGGTTAAAAACAAGCTGGCGATGCTGGGACTGGTCATCATCGTTGCACTGGTGGCGATGGCCATCATCGGGCCCAACCTAGTGCCATACAGCTATTCGGATCAGAGCCTTTTGACGAAAAATCAGGAGCTCTCCTCTGAGCATTGGTTTGGTACGGACGAGCTCGGTCGCGATATGTTCGCGCGCACCTGGTACGGGGCACGCATTTCGTTGACGATTGGAGTGGTTGCTGCCCTCATCGACTTGATCATCGGTGTCGCGGTAGGTGGCATCGCAGGCTATATGGCTGGACGCGGCAAGCGCGGAGAGCGGATCGACACTATCATCATGCGGGTGATCGAGATTTTGTACGGCTTGCCGTATCTGCTTGTCGTGATCCTGCTCATGGTCGTGATGGAGCCGGGGCTATTGACGATCATCATCGCGCTTTCCGCGACAGGCTGGGTCGGCATGGCGAGGCTCGTGCGCGGGCAGATCCTGCAGCTGAAAAATCAGGAGTTCATCCTGGCTGCGCAAGTCCTGGGTGCCAAATTTTCGCGCATTTTGCTGAAGCATTTGATCCCGAATACATTCGGTGTCATCATCGTGAATCTGACCTTTACCATTCCCTCCGCTATTTTTGCAGAATCGTTCCTGAGCTTTTTGGGGCTTGGCGTTCAAGCTCCGGTTGCGAGCTGGGGGACGATGACAAACGACGGATTGGGCGTCATCTTGACCGGAGATTGGTGGCGGCTGTTCTTCCCGGCACTGATGATCTCGCTGACGATGTTCGCCTTCAACGTTTTCGGGGACGGCTTGCAGGACGCGCTCGATCCACGTCTGCGCGATTAG
- a CDS encoding ABC transporter ATP-binding protein: protein MTKHLLEIEDLKVNFKTYGGEVQAVRGVSFHVDKGETVAIVGESGCGKSVTAQAIMGLIPNPPGKIVGGKVVFEGREISQLPKNELLAIRGTEIGMVFQDPMTALNPTMKVGTQIVEGFVRSQKVTREEARKRAIEMLRLVGIPDPEQRVDQYPHQFSGGMRQRVVIAIALACQPKLVIADEPTTALDVTIQAQILDLLRRLQEEQELSVVIITHDLGVVAEIAHRMVVMYAGIVVETGSVEDVFANPRHPYTWGLMRSLPRLDEGEKQRLVPIDGTPPDLFHPPKGCPFAARCEFAMEICDRQMPAATEFGGDHRAACWLHDSRAPRIDELVAAGRQGV, encoded by the coding sequence ATGACCAAGCATTTGCTGGAGATTGAGGATTTGAAAGTCAATTTTAAAACATATGGCGGCGAAGTGCAGGCGGTTCGCGGCGTCTCGTTCCATGTCGATAAAGGCGAGACGGTCGCGATCGTAGGGGAGAGCGGCTGCGGCAAAAGCGTGACCGCACAAGCGATCATGGGGCTGATCCCGAATCCGCCAGGGAAGATCGTCGGCGGAAAGGTCGTTTTTGAAGGGAGGGAAATCAGCCAGCTGCCGAAAAACGAGCTGCTCGCGATTCGCGGCACCGAAATCGGCATGGTGTTCCAGGACCCGATGACGGCACTGAATCCGACGATGAAGGTGGGGACCCAGATTGTAGAAGGGTTTGTCCGCAGTCAAAAGGTAACGCGCGAGGAGGCACGGAAGCGGGCCATCGAAATGCTGCGACTCGTCGGCATTCCCGATCCGGAGCAGCGAGTCGACCAATATCCGCACCAGTTCAGCGGCGGTATGCGCCAGCGGGTCGTCATCGCCATCGCGCTCGCCTGCCAGCCCAAGCTCGTGATCGCCGATGAGCCGACCACCGCACTCGATGTGACGATCCAGGCGCAAATTCTGGATTTGCTGAGACGTCTGCAGGAGGAGCAAGAGCTGTCCGTCGTCATCATCACGCATGACTTGGGTGTCGTGGCAGAAATTGCGCATCGCATGGTGGTCATGTACGCGGGCATCGTGGTGGAGACAGGCTCGGTCGAAGATGTATTTGCCAATCCGCGTCATCCATACACGTGGGGATTGATGCGATCGCTGCCTCGCCTGGATGAAGGGGAGAAGCAGCGGTTGGTCCCGATTGACGGCACGCCGCCAGACCTGTTCCATCCTCCAAAAGGGTGTCCCTTTGCGGCTCGCTGCGAATTCGCGATGGAAATCTGCGATCGGCAAATGCCGGCGGCGACCGAGTTTGGTGGAGATCACAGAGCGGCTTGCTGGCTGCATGATTCACGCGCACCACGCATCGACGAGCTGGTTGCAGCAGGGAGGCAAGGAGTATGA
- a CDS encoding ABC transporter ATP-binding protein: protein MTDALLEVRDLKKYFSTGGDFELKAVDGVSFTIQRGETLGLVGESGCGKSTLGRTIIRLYENTGGEVIFKGKNVHQLRGKDAGQFNRDVQMIFQDPQASLNPRMTVEDIIAEGLDIHGLSKGMRRERVAELLSLVGLHKDHAQRFPHEFSGGQRQRIGIARALAVEPEFIIADEPISALDVSIQAQVVNLLEDLQRDKGLTYLFIAHDLSMVKHISNRIGVMYLGKMVELAASHALYARPLHPYTKALLSSVPVPDPTMKRERIVLQGDLPSPANKPSGCGFRTRCPAAMERCAQVEPIWKEAEAGHWVACHLFED from the coding sequence ATGACAGACGCATTGCTTGAAGTTCGCGATTTGAAAAAGTACTTTTCCACCGGCGGGGATTTTGAGCTGAAAGCTGTAGATGGGGTTTCCTTCACCATTCAAAGGGGGGAGACGCTGGGGCTGGTGGGAGAGAGCGGCTGCGGCAAGTCGACCCTCGGGCGCACGATCATCCGCCTCTATGAAAATACCGGCGGTGAAGTGATTTTCAAAGGAAAGAACGTACATCAGCTGCGCGGCAAGGACGCAGGGCAGTTCAACCGGGACGTCCAGATGATCTTTCAGGATCCGCAGGCCAGCCTGAATCCGCGCATGACCGTAGAAGACATCATCGCAGAGGGGCTGGACATCCATGGGCTTTCCAAAGGCATGCGCCGGGAGCGGGTAGCCGAGCTTTTATCACTCGTCGGCTTGCACAAGGATCATGCGCAGCGGTTCCCCCATGAATTCAGCGGCGGGCAGCGTCAGCGAATCGGAATCGCCAGGGCTCTCGCGGTAGAGCCCGAATTCATCATCGCGGACGAGCCCATTTCCGCGCTCGACGTTTCCATCCAGGCGCAGGTCGTCAATTTGCTTGAAGATCTGCAGCGGGACAAAGGGTTGACGTATTTGTTCATCGCCCATGATCTGTCGATGGTAAAACATATCTCCAACCGGATCGGCGTCATGTATTTGGGGAAAATGGTCGAGCTCGCTGCCAGCCATGCTTTGTACGCGAGACCGCTTCATCCTTATACGAAAGCGCTGCTCTCCTCCGTTCCGGTGCCTGACCCCACCATGAAGCGGGAGCGCATCGTTTTGCAAGGAGATCTGCCGAGTCCGGCCAACAAGCCGAGCGGATGCGGGTTTCGGACGAGATGTCCTGCTGCGATGGAGCGATGCGCACAGGTGGAGCCGATTTGGAAGGAAGCGGAAGCGGGCCACTGGGTGGCTTGTCATTTATTCGAGGACTAA
- a CDS encoding DUF3899 domain-containing protein, with product MKKWTYSLLALVMASSVALGLIAQTSALLPLINQSFLFGLFFVIFGCIALVIRSGFFTAFARGLQQLKELFFRKPRVLDSDLYSADDPSFQRKKEAILRTGTSLFLVSGFGMILFSLVLTCFYYA from the coding sequence TTGAAAAAATGGACGTACTCTCTTCTCGCGTTGGTCATGGCAAGCAGCGTCGCGCTAGGGCTCATCGCCCAGACATCGGCCTTGCTTCCACTCATTAACCAGAGCTTTCTTTTCGGGCTCTTTTTCGTGATCTTCGGCTGCATCGCTCTCGTCATCCGATCCGGGTTCTTCACCGCGTTCGCGCGAGGCCTCCAGCAATTGAAGGAACTTTTTTTCCGCAAGCCACGCGTCCTGGACAGTGATCTTTATTCGGCTGACGACCCTTCCTTTCAGCGAAAAAAAGAGGCGATCCTGCGTACCGGAACGTCTCTATTCCTCGTATCCGGTTTCGGCATGATCTTGTTTTCCCTTGTCCTCACCTGCTTCTATTACGCGTAA
- a CDS encoding LysR family transcriptional regulator, which yields MTLFQMEVLVAVANIGNFTRAGEEIGLSQSGVSHTIGSLEKELGISLFVRNRTGVTLTAAGEEIVSSARVILAHSSRIKEIASQSSGLLHTTIRIGSFPSATEHLVLPLIRELGSLHPHLETRLFEGTYPEIKEWIRTGVIDVGFHVLPEEGLDGMTLMQDPLTAVVSAQHPLAKEGTVTFEQLAQEPFIMPMAGCELLLHQEFGRRQLKPQIKYEVVDNATILAMVEAGIGVTVVPTLTLPPTLPQVKAIELSPPVYRQIGLVVRSLHECSPSILAFLREAERFFSTFTSK from the coding sequence ATGACCTTGTTTCAAATGGAGGTACTGGTAGCTGTTGCGAATATCGGCAACTTTACGCGGGCTGGGGAGGAGATCGGCCTGAGTCAATCCGGAGTGAGTCATACCATCGGTTCCTTGGAGAAAGAGCTGGGCATCTCCCTGTTTGTACGAAATCGCACTGGCGTTACGCTTACGGCAGCCGGCGAAGAAATCGTCTCCTCGGCACGGGTGATCTTGGCGCATTCGTCCCGAATCAAAGAGATTGCCTCCCAATCTTCTGGCCTGCTCCATACGACCATTCGCATCGGCTCTTTCCCGAGTGCCACCGAGCATTTGGTGCTTCCGCTCATTCGAGAGCTGGGCAGCCTGCATCCTCACTTGGAAACGCGCCTTTTTGAGGGAACGTATCCGGAAATCAAAGAGTGGATACGCACCGGAGTAATCGACGTTGGATTCCATGTCCTCCCGGAGGAAGGGTTGGATGGGATGACACTGATGCAAGATCCACTTACGGCTGTCGTGTCTGCGCAGCATCCCCTGGCAAAGGAAGGGACTGTCACCTTCGAGCAGCTCGCACAAGAGCCCTTTATCATGCCTATGGCTGGCTGTGAGCTCCTGCTCCATCAGGAATTCGGTAGAAGACAGCTGAAGCCGCAGATTAAATACGAAGTCGTGGACAACGCGACCATTCTCGCAATGGTGGAAGCCGGAATCGGCGTGACCGTCGTTCCCACGCTCACGCTGCCACCAACACTTCCCCAAGTAAAAGCGATAGAGCTTTCGCCCCCTGTCTATCGGCAGATCGGGCTCGTCGTCCGTTCCCTCCACGAATGCTCGCCATCCATCTTGGCATTTTTGCGGGAAGCGGAGCGATTTTTTTCCACATTCACATCGAAGTAA
- a CDS encoding PhzF family phenazine biosynthesis protein, with translation MKLVNVYHVDAFTKDPFAGNPAGVVPDADTLTVQQMQQIANELNLPESAFLMQSDHPEADYRIRYFTPTTEINFCGHATVGSSWLLATERGWLEKGRPIVFETNVGLIPVALEVEAGKLQKVTMTQISPSVREIDLNQEEVARMVGIRPEDLDDRYPMKLASTGGLHLLVPVRTREAIDRAIPVLSELGALNKEHGITTTHLFTWDAPEGYDVYTRDFAPAIGIPEDPVTGAANGALSGYFALEGFLGEGEIHQLVIGQGHAMGRPGTLTVTVETAGADPVIHVGGAAHITIAGQLRLREDL, from the coding sequence ATGAAATTGGTGAATGTTTATCACGTGGACGCCTTTACAAAGGACCCCTTCGCCGGGAATCCCGCTGGCGTGGTTCCGGATGCTGATACTTTGACTGTACAGCAAATGCAGCAGATTGCCAACGAGCTGAACCTGCCAGAGTCGGCCTTTTTGATGCAGAGTGATCATCCAGAGGCTGATTATCGCATCCGTTATTTTACCCCTACCACGGAGATCAACTTTTGCGGGCATGCCACAGTCGGGTCATCCTGGCTTCTCGCGACGGAGCGCGGATGGCTGGAAAAGGGCCGCCCCATCGTTTTCGAGACAAATGTCGGACTCATTCCAGTCGCGCTGGAAGTGGAAGCAGGGAAGCTGCAAAAGGTGACGATGACACAGATCAGCCCCTCTGTGCGGGAGATAGACTTGAATCAGGAGGAGGTCGCGCGAATGGTCGGGATTCGACCGGAAGACCTGGATGATCGCTATCCGATGAAACTGGCTTCGACGGGTGGCTTGCATCTGCTGGTGCCTGTCCGGACGAGGGAGGCGATTGATCGGGCCATTCCGGTCTTGTCAGAATTGGGGGCTTTGAACAAAGAGCACGGCATCACCACGACTCATCTGTTTACGTGGGATGCGCCAGAAGGATATGACGTGTACACCCGTGATTTTGCCCCGGCGATCGGGATACCTGAGGATCCGGTCACAGGTGCAGCCAATGGAGCTTTGTCAGGCTATTTTGCCCTCGAAGGCTTTTTGGGAGAAGGAGAAATCCACCAGCTAGTAATCGGCCAGGGTCATGCGATGGGTCGACCAGGAACACTGACTGTTACTGTCGAGACAGCAGGAGCTGATCCCGTCATTCATGTCGGAGGTGCCGCGCATATCACCATCGCGGGTCAGCTCCGTCTTAGAGAGGACCTGTGA
- the racE gene encoding glutamate racemase, giving the protein MSRERAIAVIDSGVGGLTVAKEVMRQLPGERILYVGDNARCPYGSKSPEDIRAYSFQMIDFVMNTPLKALVIACNTATAVVLEEAKANLPLPVIGVIDPGARAAVQATKSGHIGVIGTETTIRTKAYERALLRVGQDLTVTGMACPAFVPLVENHMADSDEARRAVRETLAPLVGQELDTLILGCTHYPLLAPIIQEVMGDQVTLINSAEETARELSQQIAAIGENAQTASSISAPSHLFVTSGETDRFRSIAEEWLGCHVHVMHHTLEKSFQS; this is encoded by the coding sequence ATGAGTAGAGAGCGAGCGATAGCCGTCATTGATTCAGGAGTAGGAGGATTAACCGTAGCCAAGGAAGTCATGCGTCAGCTGCCAGGGGAACGGATTCTATATGTAGGTGACAATGCACGTTGTCCGTACGGCTCCAAATCGCCGGAGGACATTCGTGCCTACAGTTTTCAAATGATTGATTTTGTGATGAACACCCCGCTTAAGGCGTTGGTCATCGCTTGCAACACCGCGACAGCGGTCGTTTTGGAGGAAGCAAAAGCAAATCTGCCGCTCCCTGTCATCGGGGTCATTGATCCCGGGGCGCGTGCGGCTGTCCAAGCGACCAAGAGCGGTCATATCGGGGTCATCGGTACTGAAACGACGATCCGTACAAAAGCTTATGAGCGCGCATTGCTGCGAGTTGGGCAAGATCTTACCGTGACGGGCATGGCCTGTCCCGCTTTTGTGCCACTGGTGGAGAACCATATGGCCGACTCGGATGAAGCGCGGCGTGCGGTGAGAGAGACGCTGGCTCCGCTTGTGGGGCAAGAGCTGGACACATTGATTCTCGGATGCACGCACTACCCGCTGCTGGCGCCCATCATCCAAGAAGTGATGGGGGATCAGGTCACCTTGATCAACTCCGCAGAGGAAACAGCGCGAGAGCTTTCCCAGCAGATCGCGGCGATTGGGGAAAATGCGCAGACTGCTTCCTCGATCAGCGCACCTTCGCACTTGTTCGTGACGAGTGGTGAGACAGACCGCTTCCGCTCGATTGCGGAAGAATGGCTGGGGTGCCATGTGCATGTCATGCATCACACCTTGGAAAAGTCTTTTCAATCGTAA